One region of Metallosphaera sedula DSM 5348 genomic DNA includes:
- a CDS encoding protein kinase domain-containing protein gives MKFSYGLLAKWSSALKIAGSLEAIAIAFLYLSREIGINPTLSSLSVPITSVLPLLFLLFVSLASILKHSTKAYGLAISVWLGLALIMLNLGMKGGELGTVTGYALSFLATLILVISSIVLFTHKGKWKTFVFSFLLYVILVLPLISYLFLGNQFISLLISLEGGQLSVIPNTLISELHSSTGLISVFLSSLGLVGFLMLSYSPDTKPFQAFRSVGLTYPSIPIFGSLWLLAFSQVLGGDFSLPFVILALASLIMVPISLVPKVRVNAVPLGLITSTISLALGGLMFLLTSSPLLPLLLTGAGGSVIPRGLTDPDKVKAKLVESVRLKRYSTAKRYVGFLNSLGISTSSLACQFSRDKNCTVLLWLISNYNVDYNSCQDLKGFVQCILSSGNLPNNVDPLLLALEKRDRENAEKLAGLVLAKGVNERTRETARRIISPSTPAPAQEKLNLPPLSQWDPSLWVNREIYGYQVKRVVGKGGTAYVLLGERGGQAYAIKIPFISPASAGERTRLSKTTFADMAGESSKLQEISTKTEDMVTLYGIFVDRTAITEILSGKVEVYLKSPPAMVMEFMGGGDVDSLLKEQAVFYSEKWERIVTFILMRVARALNMVHTEGYVHLDVKTKNIFFSSFPGRSGDEVFENLVTGRVKAKLGDLGASKKVGGVLDQYTAEYCPVDQVQALLMRSGAHPRMDIYALGATGYKMLTGQILNPAEVVKLMDGAVDEYLNRGNYSVLIDQAFREYQKFYAGLSLPGVDPELANVIKAMVNPDPVRRPTAGQVATNLERILNRMGK, from the coding sequence ATGAAATTTAGTTATGGTTTACTGGCGAAGTGGTCATCTGCCCTTAAGATAGCCGGATCCCTTGAAGCCATTGCCATAGCCTTCCTCTACCTCTCTAGAGAGATAGGAATCAACCCAACCCTATCCAGTTTATCTGTGCCCATCACCTCAGTTCTACCCCTGCTCTTCCTCCTCTTCGTGTCCTTGGCATCTATTCTCAAGCATAGCACGAAGGCTTACGGCCTCGCGATCTCGGTCTGGCTTGGACTAGCCCTGATCATGCTCAACCTAGGGATGAAGGGCGGAGAGCTAGGAACGGTCACAGGGTACGCTCTGTCTTTCCTTGCTACTCTCATTCTTGTCATCTCGTCAATAGTTCTCTTCACTCACAAGGGGAAATGGAAGACCTTTGTTTTCTCCTTTCTTCTCTATGTGATCCTGGTCCTACCCCTGATCTCCTACCTTTTCCTGGGCAATCAGTTTATTTCTCTCCTGATCTCCTTGGAGGGAGGTCAACTCTCGGTCATACCCAATACCCTGATCTCGGAACTTCACTCCTCGACAGGCTTAATCTCCGTGTTTCTCTCCTCACTTGGTCTTGTGGGTTTCCTCATGTTGAGTTACTCTCCAGATACGAAACCCTTCCAGGCCTTCAGGTCAGTGGGACTCACGTATCCCTCAATTCCCATATTTGGCTCCCTGTGGCTTCTCGCCTTCAGTCAAGTTCTAGGAGGAGACTTCTCCCTTCCCTTCGTGATACTGGCCTTGGCTTCCCTGATCATGGTCCCCATCAGTCTCGTTCCCAAGGTAAGGGTCAACGCAGTTCCGCTGGGTCTCATCACGTCTACTATCTCCCTAGCCCTAGGGGGACTCATGTTCCTCCTCACCTCTAGTCCTCTACTCCCCCTTCTCCTTACGGGCGCAGGTGGTTCAGTGATACCGAGGGGGTTAACTGATCCAGATAAGGTTAAGGCTAAGCTCGTGGAGTCAGTGAGGCTCAAGAGATATAGCACCGCAAAGAGGTACGTGGGCTTCCTCAACTCACTGGGGATCTCCACCAGTTCCTTGGCCTGCCAGTTCTCAAGGGACAAGAACTGTACAGTTCTCCTCTGGTTGATTTCTAACTACAACGTTGACTACAATTCATGTCAGGACCTGAAGGGCTTCGTTCAATGTATCCTGTCCTCAGGCAACCTTCCCAACAACGTTGATCCTCTCCTTCTAGCCCTGGAGAAGAGGGATAGGGAGAACGCCGAGAAATTGGCTGGGCTGGTCCTGGCCAAGGGAGTCAACGAGAGGACCAGGGAGACGGCGAGGAGGATAATATCTCCCTCAACACCCGCCCCAGCGCAGGAGAAACTGAACCTTCCACCCCTAAGTCAGTGGGACCCCTCACTCTGGGTTAACAGGGAGATTTACGGTTATCAAGTTAAGAGAGTAGTGGGTAAGGGAGGCACCGCCTACGTCCTTCTGGGGGAGAGGGGAGGACAGGCCTATGCCATAAAGATCCCCTTCATATCCCCCGCCTCCGCTGGGGAGAGGACCAGACTGAGCAAGACCACCTTCGCCGATATGGCCGGGGAATCATCAAAGTTACAGGAGATCTCAACCAAGACCGAGGACATGGTAACCCTGTACGGCATCTTTGTGGATAGGACCGCGATCACTGAGATACTCTCGGGAAAGGTAGAGGTCTACCTTAAGTCTCCCCCAGCCATGGTCATGGAGTTCATGGGCGGAGGGGACGTGGATTCCCTTCTCAAGGAACAGGCAGTTTTCTACTCCGAGAAGTGGGAGAGGATAGTAACCTTCATCCTCATGAGGGTTGCGAGGGCACTCAATATGGTTCACACCGAAGGTTACGTTCACCTCGACGTCAAGACCAAGAACATCTTCTTTTCCTCCTTTCCAGGGAGGAGCGGGGATGAGGTGTTTGAGAACCTAGTCACGGGGAGAGTTAAGGCCAAGCTGGGTGATCTAGGGGCGTCCAAGAAGGTGGGAGGGGTTCTGGACCAGTACACGGCAGAGTACTGTCCCGTGGATCAGGTTCAGGCGCTCCTCATGAGGAGTGGGGCCCATCCAAGGATGGACATTTACGCACTAGGGGCCACGGGTTACAAGATGCTGACTGGACAAATCCTGAATCCTGCGGAGGTTGTTAAGCTCATGGACGGTGCTGTGGACGAGTACCTCAACAGGGGTAACTACAGCGTCTTAATCGACCAGGCATTCAGGGAGTACCAGAAGTTTTACGCTGGGTTAAGCCTACCAGGCGTTGATCCAGAGCTGGCAAACGTGATAAAGGCCATGGTAAACCCAGACCCCGTGAGAAGGCCTACGGCAGGGCAAGTGGCGACTAACCTGGAGAGAATTTTGAACAGGATGGGGAAATGA
- a CDS encoding ornithine cyclodeaminase family protein, translated as MKVLTDQDLLDLLTPERAVSAMKEAFSLLYRGEVLSPQRTVLTVKEDWWGVMPCRTKYLFTVKVIAVIPGNRDRGLPAVNGAILAMSPDTAEPLALLPGATLTAIRTSATSILSTELAVGRKVGVLGVIGAGQEAEFHIRMAQGYLSPSRILVTSRKSHVELARRTGAEAVDLDTLLRESDVIFATTSSTTPVVKGKLLKEGFHVASIGAHTPEARELDDETVGRARTYMVDSLEAVSKESGDYIQPARSGVLRGKVVELGEVLERGVKVERPSIFKSVGVAVQDNLASYYAIRQVSL; from the coding sequence ATGAAAGTTCTCACGGATCAAGATCTCCTAGACCTCCTCACTCCAGAGAGGGCAGTATCAGCCATGAAGGAGGCCTTCTCCCTCCTGTACAGGGGAGAGGTCCTCTCACCGCAGAGAACAGTCCTCACGGTCAAGGAAGATTGGTGGGGCGTTATGCCCTGCAGGACCAAGTACCTCTTCACAGTGAAGGTTATCGCGGTTATACCAGGGAACAGGGATAGGGGTCTTCCAGCCGTGAACGGTGCAATCCTGGCCATGTCACCGGATACAGCTGAGCCCTTGGCACTCCTTCCTGGGGCAACCCTAACCGCAATCAGAACCTCAGCCACCTCGATTCTGTCCACAGAACTCGCCGTTGGGAGGAAGGTGGGAGTTCTTGGGGTGATCGGTGCAGGCCAGGAGGCCGAGTTCCACATTAGGATGGCCCAGGGGTATCTATCTCCCTCGAGGATTCTCGTGACCTCGAGGAAAAGTCACGTGGAGCTGGCAAGGAGGACAGGTGCAGAGGCAGTGGACTTGGATACCCTCCTGAGGGAGAGCGACGTGATCTTTGCGACCACGTCGTCAACTACCCCCGTGGTGAAGGGTAAACTCCTCAAGGAAGGTTTCCACGTGGCAAGCATAGGGGCTCATACCCCTGAGGCTCGCGAACTCGATGACGAGACTGTCGGGAGGGCAAGGACATACATGGTCGATTCGCTTGAGGCAGTTTCCAAGGAGAGCGGGGACTACATACAACCAGCAAGGAGTGGCGTTCTCAGGGGTAAGGTGGTGGAGCTAGGAGAGGTTCTGGAGAGGGGAGTGAAAGTGGAGAGGCCCTCAATTTTCAAGAGTGTTGGGGTAGCAGTTCAGGACAACTTGGCGAGTTACTACGCAATTAGGCAGGTCTCACTCTAG
- a CDS encoding AAA family ATPase, which translates to MQPFSREESIEFLRRDFEEHSIQFNKPEEVYERIGGIPGWLTYFGYYYLQELDLNASLQRTLDTATRLITQEFENFLRDKSLARERYFTVMRAVSRCASWGEIKDSLEAREGVEISDTEISNYLRQLMRSSWIVKENGKYYPAEPLIGITFSS; encoded by the coding sequence TTGCAACCCTTCTCCAGGGAAGAGTCAATCGAGTTCTTAAGAAGGGATTTTGAGGAGCACTCCATACAGTTCAATAAACCTGAGGAGGTATACGAGAGAATAGGAGGCATACCAGGGTGGCTAACCTACTTTGGTTATTATTACCTGCAGGAGCTTGATCTTAACGCCTCCCTACAGAGGACCCTTGACACTGCCACTAGGTTAATAACGCAAGAGTTCGAGAACTTCCTGAGGGATAAGAGCTTGGCTCGGGAGAGATACTTCACCGTGATGAGAGCTGTGTCCAGATGTGCCTCGTGGGGAGAGATAAAGGACTCGTTGGAGGCGAGGGAAGGAGTTGAGATTAGTGACACCGAGATCTCAAACTACTTGAGGCAGTTGATGAGATCGTCGTGGATAGTGAAGGAGAACGGGAAATATTACCCCGCAGAGCCCTTGATTGGGATAACGTTCTCGAGCTGA
- a CDS encoding RNA-protein complex protein Nop10 — MRLIRKCPKDKVYTLHERCPACGGETKPAHPPRFSPVDRMVKYRILARRGKVC, encoded by the coding sequence GTGAGGCTAATCAGGAAGTGTCCCAAGGACAAGGTTTACACCCTTCACGAGAGGTGTCCCGCCTGCGGAGGCGAGACGAAGCCCGCTCACCCTCCCAGGTTCTCTCCTGTGGACAGAATGGTGAAGTATAGGATCCTGGCCAGGAGAGGGAAAGTCTGCTGA
- a CDS encoding translation initiation factor IF-2 subunit alpha, with protein MIYNRYPLPREGDILIATVKQVFDYGSYVTLDEYGGLQAFLPWSEISTRWVKNIRDVVKEGRKIIVKVIRVDRKKGSVDVSLKKVNDDDRRKKNAQWKRIQKIDKILEIVAQKLKKSEKEAWEQVAWKLEEKYGDVYEALQKASKEGEKVLLDAGVPEIWIKPILEEASKHGEEKKVKESKVVLVKSLDPDGVDKIRKVFDLEDEGDIRIFTIGAPRYRVEVSGTDPKAVAQRLEEVVQRILERAKEEGVSAEVAK; from the coding sequence ATGATCTACAACAGGTACCCTCTCCCCCGTGAGGGGGACATTCTAATTGCGACCGTGAAGCAGGTTTTTGATTACGGTAGTTACGTCACGCTAGACGAGTATGGTGGGCTTCAGGCCTTCCTTCCCTGGAGTGAGATAAGTACCAGGTGGGTTAAGAACATAAGGGACGTGGTAAAGGAGGGAAGGAAGATCATCGTCAAGGTGATTAGAGTTGACCGCAAGAAGGGGTCAGTTGACGTTTCCCTGAAGAAGGTCAATGACGACGATAGGAGGAAGAAGAACGCCCAGTGGAAGAGGATACAGAAGATCGACAAGATCCTGGAGATAGTGGCGCAGAAGCTCAAGAAGAGCGAGAAGGAAGCATGGGAGCAGGTGGCCTGGAAGCTCGAGGAGAAGTACGGCGACGTGTACGAGGCCCTCCAGAAGGCATCTAAGGAAGGGGAGAAGGTCCTCCTGGATGCGGGGGTGCCAGAGATCTGGATTAAGCCCATCCTTGAGGAGGCCAGCAAACACGGGGAAGAGAAGAAGGTTAAGGAGAGCAAAGTGGTCCTGGTGAAGAGCCTGGACCCTGATGGTGTGGACAAGATCAGGAAGGTGTTCGACCTCGAGGATGAGGGGGACATAAGGATATTCACGATTGGTGCCCCAAGGTATAGGGTTGAGGTTTCAGGGACCGACCCGAAGGCTGTAGCACAGAGGCTCGAGGAGGTCGTACAGAGGATACTAGAGAGGGCAAAGGAGGAGGGCGTTTCAGCGGAGGTTGCCAAGTGA
- a CDS encoding 30S ribosomal protein S27e, translating into MRKTRILIPEPASHFVRVKCTNCNNEQVIFSHSTFPARCLACGTQLVYPRGGKAKIVGEELRQLG; encoded by the coding sequence ATGAGGAAGACTAGGATACTAATCCCAGAACCTGCATCCCACTTCGTTCGCGTCAAGTGCACCAACTGCAACAACGAGCAGGTAATCTTCTCCCACTCCACGTTCCCTGCGCGTTGCCTCGCCTGCGGGACACAGCTCGTTTACCCGAGGGGCGGGAAAGCAAAAATAGTCGGAGAAGAACTAAGACAGCTAGGTTAA
- a CDS encoding 50S ribosomal protein L44e produces the protein MKFPKLVKAYCPKCKTHTDHSISLYKGGKRREIAEGQRRYNRKNLGYGSTRKPVPKRFAKVTKKQTLMFKCQKCGYTYSKLGMRVKKLELVEVIK, from the coding sequence ATGAAATTCCCTAAGCTAGTCAAGGCTTACTGCCCCAAGTGTAAGACTCACACTGACCACTCCATCTCCCTTTACAAGGGTGGAAAGAGGAGGGAGATCGCAGAGGGACAGCGCAGGTACAACAGGAAGAACCTAGGTTACGGAAGCACAAGGAAGCCAGTTCCCAAGAGGTTCGCCAAGGTCACGAAGAAGCAGACCCTGATGTTTAAGTGCCAGAAGTGCGGTTACACCTACTCCAAGCTAGGGATGAGGGTAAAGAAGCTCGAACTAGTTGAGGTGATCAAATGA